The following coding sequences are from one Streptomyces sp. NBC_01232 window:
- a CDS encoding universal stress protein, whose protein sequence is MAAAERREIVVGIDPARDWHLPLAWASDEAHRRGTGLRLVVTVPPPHQKRQVNGTPRTTALHQAGSEALAAGTDWARERHPGADVATDLIEGFPVPAIGRMSQQARMLVLGSRHLSRTAEHFSAGSTVVPVTAQAHCPVVVVGNPEHITQQPPYLVVGIDGSESSKAALALAFEEADLRGAALRAIAVWQPPVFLLHDEEVALQAQRRMLSEATAGWSQKYPDVKLSHEIPIGHPVEELAGAAEHALAVVVGRRGRGGYSGMRLGSVVHGLLHRAFCPVITVPAE, encoded by the coding sequence ATGGCCGCCGCCGAACGCCGCGAGATCGTTGTCGGCATCGACCCGGCCAGGGACTGGCACCTGCCCCTTGCCTGGGCGTCGGACGAGGCCCACCGCCGTGGGACCGGGCTCCGACTCGTCGTGACCGTGCCTCCGCCGCACCAGAAGCGGCAGGTCAACGGCACCCCTCGCACGACGGCCCTGCACCAGGCGGGCTCGGAAGCCCTGGCAGCCGGTACCGACTGGGCGCGGGAACGGCACCCGGGGGCCGACGTGGCCACCGATCTGATCGAAGGATTCCCCGTCCCCGCCATCGGCCGCATGTCCCAGCAGGCCCGCATGCTCGTACTCGGATCCCGCCACCTGAGCCGGACCGCGGAGCACTTCAGCGCCGGCTCCACGGTGGTCCCGGTCACGGCCCAGGCGCACTGCCCGGTCGTCGTGGTCGGAAACCCCGAACACATCACCCAGCAGCCGCCCTACCTGGTCGTGGGCATCGACGGCAGCGAGTCCTCGAAGGCGGCACTCGCGCTCGCGTTCGAGGAAGCCGACCTGCGCGGTGCCGCACTGCGCGCCATCGCGGTATGGCAGCCCCCGGTCTTCCTCCTCCACGACGAGGAGGTCGCACTGCAGGCCCAGCGGCGGATGCTGTCCGAGGCCACGGCCGGCTGGTCGCAGAAATACCCGGATGTGAAGCTCTCCCACGAGATCCCGATCGGGCACCCGGTGGAGGAGCTCGCGGGGGCCGCCGAGCACGCCCTGGCCGTGGTGGTGGGCCGCCGCGGACGCGGAGGCTACTCCGGCATGCGCCTGGGTTCCGTCGTCCACGGACTGCTGCACCGGGCGTTCTGCCCGGTGATCACGGTTCCGGCCGAATAG
- a CDS encoding Crp/Fnr family transcriptional regulator, whose product MRTTPPTKIAGALPAEHRSRLMDIAREVNFPESARLFNEGGRADRFWIVRTGIVALDVHVPGRQPAVIERLGPGELVGCSWMLQPSSWRLGAVAATPVRTYEFDAAAVRTLMDADPAFGSAMGHWVAQVLAHRLHAARVRLLDLYAPHGSGSYL is encoded by the coding sequence ATGAGGACCACTCCCCCTACGAAGATCGCCGGCGCGTTGCCGGCTGAGCACCGTTCCCGGCTGATGGACATCGCGCGGGAGGTCAACTTCCCCGAGAGCGCACGCCTCTTCAACGAGGGCGGCCGGGCGGACAGGTTCTGGATCGTCCGAACCGGCATCGTCGCCCTGGACGTGCATGTGCCCGGCAGGCAGCCGGCAGTGATCGAAAGGCTCGGACCGGGCGAGCTCGTGGGGTGCTCGTGGATGCTGCAGCCCAGTTCCTGGAGACTGGGCGCGGTGGCCGCGACGCCGGTGCGCACGTACGAATTCGACGCCGCCGCGGTGCGCACGCTGATGGATGCCGACCCTGCTTTCGGCTCCGCGATGGGCCACTGGGTCGCGCAGGTGCTCGCGCACCGGCTGCACGCCGCCCGTGTCCGGCTGCTCGATCTCTACGCCCCGCACGGCAGTGGCAGCTATCTCTGA
- a CDS encoding hydrogenase maturation protease has protein sequence MKPLAGTAVIGIGNEFRRDDGVGWAAIALLCEREARRPLPSGTELVRCDGDPGRLMTLWEDKALTLVIDACFPPAAQPGRTHRWCVAPGEMPHPAAAGRQSTHGLGLAEALCLADSLGRGPGRLIVYAVEGADRSLGTGLTPAVSAALPHLARRIEEDVRKHGERTRRTSFEPGSPLV, from the coding sequence ATGAAGCCGCTCGCCGGTACGGCGGTCATCGGGATCGGTAACGAGTTCCGGCGCGATGACGGGGTGGGGTGGGCCGCCATCGCGTTGTTGTGTGAACGGGAAGCACGGCGACCTCTCCCCTCCGGTACTGAGCTCGTACGGTGCGACGGAGACCCCGGCCGCCTGATGACCCTCTGGGAGGACAAGGCCCTCACGCTCGTCATCGACGCCTGCTTCCCACCTGCGGCGCAGCCCGGGCGGACACACCGGTGGTGTGTGGCCCCGGGCGAGATGCCGCACCCGGCTGCCGCAGGCAGGCAGAGCACCCACGGGCTGGGGCTCGCCGAGGCCCTGTGCCTCGCCGACAGTCTCGGGCGCGGCCCCGGCCGTCTCATCGTGTACGCGGTCGAGGGAGCGGACCGCTCGCTGGGCACGGGGCTCACCCCAGCGGTGTCGGCCGCCCTGCCGCATCTGGCCCGGCGCATCGAGGAAGACGTCCGCAAACACGGCGAGCGGACTCGCCGGACCAGCTTCGAACCAGGGAGCCCGCTGGTCTGA
- a CDS encoding potassium channel family protein, with protein MDWLVTVTGAALVLLILRDVFHTLWHPTRHGGLSRLVMTTLWRLSSVLGTRRTTAGLAGPLAMVSVVALWALTVAAGWALIYWPHMPEAFVYAGGLHPDDHASLLDATYVSLVTLSTLGLGDVAPAEGWLRLLAPLEALVGFALLTATVSWILGIYPALARRRALALRLSHLSRTHPRKEQIDSPAGAAMLDSLATALSVAAVDFLQYAESYYFHDGDDRTSLARQIGYALDIADEASEAGHRDVRLASTVLRSALEELASILDERFLHTRGSPRQALDAFAHDHGHR; from the coding sequence ATGGATTGGCTTGTGACGGTCACGGGCGCGGCCCTGGTCCTGCTGATCCTGCGGGACGTGTTCCACACACTGTGGCACCCGACGCGTCACGGCGGGCTGAGCCGCCTGGTCATGACCACACTGTGGCGGCTTTCGTCCGTCCTGGGCACCCGTCGAACGACAGCCGGCCTGGCCGGCCCGCTCGCCATGGTGTCCGTCGTCGCCCTGTGGGCCCTGACCGTGGCGGCGGGCTGGGCGCTGATCTACTGGCCTCACATGCCCGAGGCGTTCGTGTACGCGGGAGGGTTGCACCCCGACGATCATGCGAGCCTGCTGGACGCGACCTACGTCTCGCTGGTCACGCTCTCCACGCTCGGCCTCGGTGACGTCGCACCCGCCGAGGGGTGGTTGCGCCTCCTCGCACCCCTGGAGGCGCTGGTCGGGTTCGCCCTCCTGACCGCGACGGTCTCCTGGATCCTCGGCATCTATCCGGCGTTGGCGCGCCGCAGGGCACTGGCATTGCGGCTCTCCCACCTCTCCCGTACCCATCCCAGGAAGGAACAGATCGACTCCCCGGCCGGGGCCGCCATGCTGGACAGCCTGGCCACAGCGCTGTCCGTGGCGGCGGTCGACTTCCTCCAGTACGCGGAGTCCTACTACTTCCACGACGGCGACGACCGGACCTCCCTCGCTCGCCAGATCGGCTACGCCCTCGACATCGCCGATGAGGCTTCGGAAGCCGGACACCGGGATGTCCGGCTCGCCTCCACGGTGTTGCGTTCCGCCCTGGAAGAACTCGCGAGCATCCTGGACGAGCGCTTCCTGCACACCCGGGGATCACCCAGGCAAGCTCTCGACGCGTTCGCCCACGACCACGGGCACCGGTGA
- a CDS encoding cation-translocating P-type ATPase, which translates to MAMTPATAEAPVRTLGGLTDLEAERRLAEHGRNEIPPAPATPWHARVLAQLRDPLIMVLLGAVVLTIAIGDHADAVVIAVVIVVNTSVGVVQETRADHAVAALSAMSAPKARVLRDGAPREVPAAAVVPGDVLLLAEGDIVAADADVTEASALMIDESMLTGESVPVDKEDDSTVGAGTVVVRGRGVATVRATGPDSALGRIAALLDTKREPTPLQHRLASLGRILAIVTLALCLVVFGLGLVQGLPLGIMAVTAISLAVAAVPESLPAVVTLALALGARRMAARHALIRRLPAVETLGSVTVLATDKTGTLTEGRMVVQHVWTPRAAVDFFGVGYEPQGDVLVEGRPPTAAELGPVQELLTAASLCNDASLRPPQGEPPDEDRWSAVGDPMEAALLSAAVKAGCGEPELLRHIHPRTWEIPFDSGRKRMTTVHRLSSGGALVCLKGAPEVVLDAAVLADRRDLVAGARQQAAILASRGYRVLAVASAEHAEQPATAETAEAGLRLLGLVAISDPPKPAAAATLAACHAAGITPVLITGDHPATARAIAVRVGLAGADSDDETVVNGPDLAAGRVADLTAARVFARTDPQQKLDIVDAWRAKGAVTAMTGDGVNDGPALRRADIGVAMGQRGTEVARQAADLVLTDDDLSTVVAAVEEGRRVYDNIRRFLVYGLAGGAAEILVMLIGPLLGLPLPLRAGQILWINLLTHGLTGVAMGAEPVDPEAMHRPPRPPGQHILGAGAWQRLVVLAAVVTAACLTAGTVARAWGLPWQSVLFLSLLAAQLGVVLGLRTRLLTRENLFLPLSVLASALLGAAALYLPPLQSVLETAPLGWPGLALASAALVSGFTAARLARHAFRRS; encoded by the coding sequence ATGGCTATGACCCCGGCCACCGCAGAGGCACCGGTACGCACGCTTGGCGGGCTCACCGACCTCGAGGCAGAACGTCGGCTGGCCGAGCACGGCCGCAACGAGATCCCGCCCGCCCCGGCGACACCCTGGCACGCCAGGGTGCTGGCCCAGCTGCGCGATCCGCTGATCATGGTGTTGCTGGGCGCGGTGGTCCTGACGATCGCGATCGGCGACCACGCCGACGCGGTGGTCATCGCCGTGGTGATCGTCGTCAACACGAGCGTGGGCGTCGTGCAGGAGACCCGTGCCGACCACGCCGTGGCCGCTCTCTCCGCGATGTCGGCACCGAAGGCGCGGGTCCTGCGGGACGGTGCTCCGCGCGAGGTCCCCGCCGCCGCCGTGGTGCCCGGCGATGTCCTGCTCCTCGCCGAGGGTGACATCGTGGCGGCCGACGCCGATGTCACCGAGGCGTCCGCCCTGATGATCGACGAATCCATGCTCACCGGGGAATCCGTCCCCGTGGACAAGGAGGACGATTCGACGGTGGGCGCGGGGACCGTGGTCGTGCGAGGCCGGGGTGTGGCGACGGTGAGGGCCACCGGCCCCGACAGCGCGCTCGGCCGGATCGCCGCCCTCCTCGACACCAAGCGGGAGCCGACACCCCTGCAACACCGTCTCGCCTCGCTGGGGCGCATCCTGGCCATCGTGACCCTGGCCCTCTGCCTGGTGGTCTTCGGCCTCGGGCTCGTCCAGGGCCTGCCGCTCGGGATCATGGCGGTGACTGCGATCAGCCTCGCCGTCGCAGCGGTCCCGGAATCCCTGCCGGCCGTCGTGACCCTGGCCCTGGCCCTGGGAGCCCGGCGCATGGCGGCCCGGCACGCTCTCATCCGCCGGCTCCCCGCCGTGGAGACCCTCGGCTCTGTCACCGTCCTCGCCACCGACAAGACCGGCACCCTCACCGAAGGCCGCATGGTCGTCCAGCACGTGTGGACGCCACGGGCCGCGGTCGACTTCTTCGGAGTGGGGTACGAACCGCAGGGAGACGTCCTGGTCGAGGGGAGGCCGCCGACGGCGGCCGAGCTCGGCCCCGTACAGGAGCTGCTGACGGCCGCGTCGCTCTGCAACGACGCCTCCCTGCGGCCGCCCCAGGGAGAGCCCCCGGACGAGGACCGGTGGTCCGCGGTCGGCGACCCCATGGAGGCCGCCCTCCTGTCGGCCGCCGTCAAGGCCGGGTGCGGCGAGCCGGAGCTTCTCAGGCACATCCACCCCAGGACGTGGGAGATCCCGTTCGACAGTGGACGCAAGCGCATGACGACAGTCCACCGCCTGTCGTCCGGCGGCGCCCTGGTGTGTCTGAAGGGCGCCCCGGAGGTGGTCCTGGACGCAGCTGTTCTCGCCGACCGCAGGGACCTCGTGGCCGGCGCCCGGCAGCAGGCGGCGATCCTGGCCTCCCGCGGATACCGGGTGCTCGCCGTGGCGTCCGCCGAACACGCCGAGCAACCGGCCACCGCGGAGACGGCCGAGGCAGGACTGAGGCTCTTGGGCCTGGTCGCCATCAGCGATCCGCCGAAGCCCGCGGCAGCGGCCACTCTCGCCGCTTGCCACGCGGCCGGCATCACCCCGGTCCTGATCACCGGAGACCACCCGGCCACGGCACGCGCGATCGCCGTCCGCGTGGGCCTGGCCGGCGCGGACAGCGATGACGAGACCGTGGTCAACGGCCCCGATCTGGCGGCAGGCCGGGTGGCCGACCTCACCGCCGCACGCGTCTTCGCCCGGACCGATCCACAGCAGAAGCTCGACATCGTCGACGCCTGGCGGGCCAAGGGAGCCGTCACCGCCATGACCGGCGACGGGGTCAACGACGGCCCCGCTCTGCGCCGCGCCGACATCGGGGTGGCCATGGGACAGCGGGGCACAGAGGTCGCCCGCCAGGCTGCCGATCTCGTGCTGACCGACGACGACCTGTCGACCGTGGTCGCGGCCGTCGAGGAGGGCCGGCGGGTCTACGACAACATCCGCCGCTTCCTCGTCTACGGTCTGGCCGGCGGCGCCGCCGAGATCCTCGTCATGCTGATCGGCCCCCTCCTCGGCCTTCCGCTCCCGCTCCGGGCAGGCCAGATCCTGTGGATCAACCTCCTGACCCACGGTCTGACCGGGGTGGCCATGGGTGCCGAACCGGTGGACCCGGAGGCGATGCACAGGCCCCCGAGGCCGCCCGGCCAGCACATCCTCGGCGCGGGCGCCTGGCAGCGCCTCGTGGTGCTCGCCGCAGTCGTCACAGCCGCCTGCCTCACCGCCGGGACGGTCGCACGGGCCTGGGGCCTGCCCTGGCAGAGCGTCCTCTTCCTGTCCCTGCTCGCTGCGCAGCTCGGCGTCGTGCTGGGCCTGCGAACCCGCTTGCTGACCCGGGAGAACCTCTTCCTGCCCCTGTCCGTCCTTGCTTCCGCCCTGCTCGGGGCGGCAGCGCTCTACCTTCCGCCGCTGCAGTCGGTTCTGGAGACCGCACCTCTTGGATGGCCGGGCCTTGCCCTGGCATCAGCCGCCCTCGTGAGCGGCTTCACGGCAGCCCGACTCGCACGACACGCATTCCGAAGGAGCTGA
- a CDS encoding response regulator transcription factor, which translates to MSDASAPSASSGAPIRVFLLDDHEVVRRGLHDLLDAEPDIDVIGEASTAEQALTRGPALRPDVAVLDVRLPDGDGITVCRELRSRMPDLACLMLTSFDDEDALLDAIMAGAAGYVLKQIKGSDLVSAVRTVATGQSMLDPATTARLMHSLRDPETVKAPDDDRLAALSERERSVLELIGEGLTNAQIAKRLYLSEKTVKNHISRLLGKLGVERRVQAAVIAAQVHEHEHGHEPEHGMGRS; encoded by the coding sequence ATGTCCGACGCATCAGCACCCTCTGCCTCGTCCGGGGCGCCCATCAGGGTCTTCCTTCTGGACGACCACGAGGTAGTACGCCGCGGCTTGCACGATCTGCTGGACGCGGAGCCCGACATCGACGTCATCGGCGAGGCGTCGACCGCCGAGCAGGCATTGACCCGCGGGCCGGCGCTGCGCCCGGACGTCGCCGTGCTCGACGTCCGGCTGCCCGACGGCGACGGGATCACCGTGTGCCGCGAGTTGCGCTCGCGGATGCCGGACCTCGCCTGTTTGATGCTGACCTCGTTCGATGACGAGGACGCGCTGCTCGACGCGATCATGGCCGGGGCGGCCGGCTACGTCCTCAAGCAGATCAAGGGGTCGGACCTGGTTTCGGCCGTACGGACCGTGGCGACCGGACAGTCCATGCTGGACCCTGCGACGACCGCTCGGCTGATGCACTCGCTGAGGGACCCGGAGACCGTCAAGGCTCCGGACGACGATCGCCTGGCCGCTCTCTCCGAGCGGGAGCGTTCCGTGCTCGAACTGATCGGCGAGGGCCTCACGAACGCGCAGATCGCCAAGCGGCTGTACCTGTCCGAGAAGACGGTCAAGAACCACATCTCGCGGCTGCTGGGCAAGCTCGGGGTGGAGCGGCGGGTGCAGGCCGCCGTCATCGCCGCGCAGGTCCACGAACACGAACACGGGCACGAGCCGGAGCACGGCATGGGCCGGAGCTGA
- a CDS encoding 4Fe-4S dicluster domain-containing protein has product MTDASDAGAALDHQDEAVLDRDGLAALVRVLKARGRTVIGPTVRDGAIVLDELESADALPYGWGVELEAGRYRLRRREDGAVFAHSAGPQSWKSFLHPERVRQWSADRGPDGAPVVREEEQESISYAFLGVRPCDLRAIQILDRVMSGGRYRDPTYLSRRTGAFLIAAECTEPGATCFCVSMGSGPAADAGYDLALTEVVDDDGHRFLCRSGSEEGAAVLAELPGRSADDLTRTAAAQAVSAAAERMGRSMPPVDLRTLMRDNLEADRWDDVTARCLSCGNCTMVCPTCFCTTTEDVTDLTGDHAERWRLWDSCYDLDFSLLHGGPVRSTPRSRYRQWLTHKLGTWHDQFDSSGCVGCGRCIVWCPTGIDLTEEAHALHQEATQRESTP; this is encoded by the coding sequence ATGACCGACGCTTCGGATGCCGGAGCCGCCCTCGACCACCAGGACGAGGCGGTTCTCGACCGCGACGGTCTGGCCGCGCTCGTGCGCGTCCTGAAGGCGCGCGGCCGCACGGTGATCGGTCCGACCGTGCGCGACGGCGCGATCGTCCTCGACGAGCTGGAATCCGCCGATGCGCTTCCCTACGGATGGGGGGTCGAGCTGGAGGCGGGGCGGTACCGGCTCCGCCGCCGCGAGGACGGGGCCGTGTTCGCGCACAGCGCGGGACCCCAGTCGTGGAAGTCGTTCCTGCATCCGGAGCGCGTCCGCCAGTGGTCCGCGGACCGCGGCCCGGACGGTGCGCCGGTCGTCCGGGAGGAGGAGCAGGAGAGCATTTCATACGCGTTCCTCGGCGTGCGGCCCTGCGATCTGCGTGCCATTCAGATCCTGGACCGGGTGATGAGCGGGGGCAGGTACCGGGACCCCACCTACCTCTCCCGGCGGACGGGCGCCTTCCTGATCGCGGCCGAGTGCACCGAGCCGGGTGCCACCTGCTTCTGCGTCTCGATGGGGAGCGGGCCGGCCGCCGACGCCGGCTACGACCTCGCCCTCACCGAGGTCGTGGACGATGACGGCCACCGCTTCCTGTGCCGGAGCGGGAGCGAGGAGGGAGCCGCGGTCCTCGCGGAACTGCCGGGCCGGAGCGCCGATGACCTCACCAGAACAGCGGCGGCCCAAGCCGTGAGCGCCGCCGCCGAACGCATGGGCCGCTCCATGCCGCCGGTGGACCTGCGCACGCTGATGCGGGACAACCTGGAAGCGGATCGCTGGGACGACGTCACCGCCCGGTGCCTCAGCTGCGGAAACTGCACCATGGTCTGCCCCACCTGCTTCTGCACCACCACGGAGGACGTCACCGACCTGACCGGCGATCACGCCGAGCGCTGGCGCCTCTGGGACTCCTGCTACGACCTGGACTTCTCGCTCCTCCACGGCGGCCCGGTCCGGTCCACCCCGCGCAGCCGCTACCGCCAGTGGCTCACGCACAAGCTGGGTACCTGGCACGACCAGTTCGACAGTTCCGGTTGTGTCGGATGCGGCCGGTGCATCGTCTGGTGTCCCACGGGAATCGACCTCACCGAGGAAGCCCACGCCCTGCACCAAGAGGCCACGCAGCGGGAGAGCACGCCGTGA
- a CDS encoding CBS domain-containing protein codes for MPASRYTVSDVMTHTAVAIGREASYKEIVELMDQWKVSAVPVLEGEGRVVGVVSEADLLPKEEFRRDDPRLPDQLEEASKAGGVLAEELMSSPAVTVHPDATLAEAAQIMARKRVKRLPVVNGGGMLEGVVSRSDLLKVFLRTDEEIEEEIRDAVLAELAPPVDLQASVKDGVVTLRGSLRSRALVPLVARAIRAVEGVVDVRMELEGRPAGAA; via the coding sequence ATGCCCGCGTCCCGGTACACCGTCAGCGACGTCATGACCCATACGGCCGTGGCCATCGGCCGTGAGGCTTCGTACAAGGAGATCGTCGAGCTGATGGACCAGTGGAAGGTCAGCGCCGTTCCCGTCCTGGAGGGCGAGGGGCGTGTGGTCGGGGTGGTCTCCGAGGCGGATCTCCTGCCGAAGGAGGAGTTCCGGCGGGACGACCCCCGGCTTCCCGATCAGCTGGAAGAGGCTTCCAAGGCGGGGGGTGTGCTGGCCGAGGAGCTGATGTCGAGTCCGGCCGTGACCGTGCACCCAGACGCCACCCTCGCCGAGGCTGCCCAGATCATGGCCCGCAAGCGCGTGAAGCGCCTCCCCGTGGTGAACGGCGGGGGGATGCTGGAGGGGGTCGTGAGCCGGAGCGACCTGCTCAAGGTCTTCCTGCGCACCGACGAGGAGATCGAGGAGGAGATCCGCGACGCGGTTCTCGCCGAGCTCGCTCCCCCGGTAGATCTACAGGCATCGGTGAAGGACGGCGTCGTCACCCTGCGGGGATCTCTCCGTAGTCGCGCCCTGGTGCCGCTGGTGGCCCGCGCCATCCGTGCCGTGGAAGGCGTGGTGGACGTGCGCATGGAGCTGGAAGGGCGGCCCGCCGGAGCTGCCTGA
- a CDS encoding cyclic nucleotide-binding domain-containing protein — MALAREVALPGGTRIFEEGEKADRFWVIRSGTVALDVHMPGRGRAVVETIGAGSLLGWSWLCPPRQWHLAAETRDPVRAWEFDAAAVHDLCAEDTALGLSLVTAVAETIGDRLRATRTRLLDLYGPPGPQGSWPVP, encoded by the coding sequence ATGGCCCTCGCCCGTGAAGTCGCCCTTCCGGGCGGCACGCGGATCTTCGAGGAGGGGGAGAAGGCCGACCGTTTCTGGGTCATCCGCTCGGGCACGGTCGCGCTCGATGTCCACATGCCCGGCCGGGGGCGAGCGGTCGTCGAGACCATCGGTGCGGGCAGTCTGCTCGGCTGGTCCTGGCTGTGCCCGCCTCGGCAATGGCACCTCGCGGCCGAGACCCGGGACCCCGTCCGCGCCTGGGAATTCGATGCCGCGGCCGTCCATGACCTGTGCGCCGAGGACACGGCGCTGGGCCTGTCGCTGGTCACCGCCGTCGCCGAGACCATCGGCGACCGGCTTCGAGCCACCCGCACCCGGCTGCTCGACCTGTACGGACCGCCGGGACCGCAGGGGAGCTGGCCGGTGCCATGA
- a CDS encoding sensor histidine kinase, with translation MGAVEQGAERSGLPRLRLDELLEELQVRIDEVRGTRDRLNGLLEAVMSVGRELDLPQVLRGIVEAAVVLVDAEYGALGVIGDDQKLAQFLPVGISDDLRAEIGDLPSGHGILGELIRHPETLRLSELSDHPASYGFPAHHPPMHSFLGVPIRVREDVFGNLYMTEKRGGIDFDEEDEAVLSTLAVAAGIAIENARLYEEVRLRERWLTASSDFTSALLSGLAETEVLEGMLERARDITGADIGVFYLVGQGGELRGSLALGEGAEAHRGIVLPSSAGTLAAAALGEEDGLITVADVGTEVRITVQPERWKGFGPAVAVTVGTKEKLSGVLILARRCGRPAFARAEFAALPGFAGQAALALELADRRRDAEQMSMLEDHDRIARDLHDLAIQRLFATGMTLQSARRFVEHPEASERLARAIDDLDATIKIIRSTIFGLREHEAPGVTPKLRLRAVQAVEEAARTLGFAPALRMEGLIDTDVPSETADEALAVIGEALTNVARHARAGRAEVSLSAVEGVLTVRVTDDGVGMARGGRRSGLRNLAERAERLGGELSVSAHGSTGRGTKLEWRVPLDGGDFPPPG, from the coding sequence ATGGGCGCGGTCGAGCAGGGTGCCGAGCGTTCGGGGCTGCCGAGGCTCCGGCTGGACGAACTCCTCGAAGAGCTCCAGGTCCGCATCGACGAAGTGCGCGGCACCAGGGACCGGCTCAACGGCCTCCTCGAAGCCGTGATGTCCGTCGGCCGGGAGCTCGACCTTCCGCAGGTCCTGAGGGGCATCGTCGAAGCCGCCGTCGTCCTGGTGGACGCGGAGTACGGCGCCCTCGGCGTCATCGGCGACGACCAGAAGCTCGCCCAGTTCCTCCCCGTCGGCATCAGCGACGACCTCCGGGCCGAGATCGGCGACCTGCCCTCCGGCCACGGCATCCTCGGCGAACTCATCCGCCACCCCGAGACCCTACGGCTGTCGGAGTTGTCCGATCACCCCGCCTCCTACGGATTCCCGGCCCACCACCCCCCGATGCACTCCTTCCTCGGCGTCCCCATCCGGGTCCGCGAGGACGTGTTCGGCAACCTCTACATGACCGAGAAGCGCGGCGGCATCGACTTCGACGAGGAGGACGAGGCGGTCCTGTCCACGCTGGCGGTGGCAGCCGGCATCGCCATCGAGAACGCCCGCCTCTACGAGGAAGTACGTCTCCGGGAGCGCTGGCTGACCGCCAGCTCCGACTTCACCAGCGCTCTGCTCTCCGGCTTGGCCGAAACGGAGGTACTGGAGGGCATGCTGGAGCGGGCCCGCGACATCACGGGCGCTGACATCGGTGTCTTCTACCTCGTGGGCCAGGGCGGGGAGCTGCGCGGCTCGCTTGCCCTGGGTGAGGGCGCTGAGGCGCATCGCGGCATCGTGCTGCCCAGCAGCGCGGGAACCCTGGCAGCAGCCGCCCTCGGCGAGGAGGACGGACTGATCACCGTTGCCGACGTCGGAACCGAGGTCCGGATCACCGTGCAGCCGGAACGGTGGAAGGGCTTCGGCCCCGCCGTCGCCGTCACGGTCGGCACCAAGGAGAAGCTGAGCGGCGTCCTCATCCTGGCCCGCAGATGCGGCCGCCCGGCGTTCGCCCGCGCCGAGTTCGCAGCCCTGCCCGGTTTTGCGGGCCAGGCCGCCCTGGCCCTGGAGCTCGCCGACCGGCGCCGGGACGCCGAGCAGATGAGCATGCTGGAGGACCACGACCGCATCGCCCGCGACCTGCACGATCTCGCCATCCAGCGCCTTTTCGCCACCGGCATGACCCTGCAGAGCGCCCGACGCTTCGTCGAGCATCCCGAGGCTTCGGAACGGCTCGCCCGAGCCATCGACGACCTGGATGCCACCATCAAGATCATTCGCTCGACGATCTTCGGACTCCGCGAACACGAGGCGCCCGGGGTCACGCCGAAGCTGCGGCTGCGTGCTGTCCAAGCCGTGGAGGAGGCCGCCCGGACACTCGGCTTCGCCCCGGCCCTGCGGATGGAGGGCCTGATCGACACCGACGTACCCTCCGAGACCGCGGACGAGGCACTCGCGGTGATCGGGGAGGCACTCACCAACGTGGCCCGCCATGCACGGGCAGGCCGCGCAGAAGTGTCCCTCTCGGCCGTCGAGGGCGTACTGACCGTACGGGTCACCGACGACGGAGTGGGAATGGCACGGGGAGGCCGTCGCAGCGGGCTCCGCAATCTCGCCGAGAGAGCCGAACGCCTGGGCGGCGAGCTCTCCGTATCGGCGCACGGGTCGACCGGGCGGGGGACGAAACTGGAATGGCGGGTACCGCTGGATGGAGGCGACTTCCCACCCCCCGGGTGA
- a CDS encoding pyridoxamine 5'-phosphate oxidase family protein, with product MRSTEQLDRSEALRLLGTVPLGRIVFTHQALPAIRPVNHVVEGEDVIVRLDEGASRASLVAIPGTPGIVLAYEADAIDPGTHLGWSVVVIGYAELVENRNDAERLEALLEPWTNQPMAGVLRIRAELVTGFRLGPEPRPISAAG from the coding sequence ATGCGGTCCACGGAGCAGCTGGACCGCTCCGAAGCGCTGCGGCTCCTGGGCACCGTGCCGCTGGGCCGCATCGTCTTCACCCACCAGGCACTGCCGGCCATCCGACCGGTGAACCACGTGGTCGAGGGGGAGGACGTGATCGTCCGGCTCGACGAAGGCGCTTCACGCGCGTCGCTGGTGGCGATCCCCGGCACACCCGGCATCGTCCTCGCCTACGAAGCCGATGCCATAGACCCCGGCACGCATCTCGGCTGGAGTGTCGTGGTGATCGGCTACGCCGAGCTCGTCGAGAACCGCAACGACGCCGAACGGCTTGAGGCGCTGCTCGAACCGTGGACGAACCAGCCGATGGCAGGCGTGCTGCGCATCCGGGCCGAACTCGTCACAGGGTTCCGCCTGGGGCCGGAACCTCGGCCGATTTCCGCCGCCGGGTGA